A single Salmo trutta chromosome 14, fSalTru1.1, whole genome shotgun sequence DNA region contains:
- the LOC115207635 gene encoding ras-related protein rab7: MTSRKKVLLKVIILGDSGVGKTSLMNQYVNKKFSNQYKATIGADFLTKEVMVDDRLVTMQIWDTAGQERFQSLGVAFYRGADCCVLVFDVTAPNTFKTLDSWRDEFLIQASPRDPENFPFVVLGNKIDLENRQVTTKRAQAWCQSKNNIPYFETSAKEAINVEQAFQTIARNALKQETEVELYNEFPEPIKLDRNERAKPSAEACSC; encoded by the exons ATGACATCTAGGAAGAAAGTACTACTCAAAGTCATCATCCTGGGAGACTCTGG AGTTGGGAAGACGTCGCTGATGAACCAGTATGTGAATAAGAAGTTCAGTAACCAGTACAAAGCCACAATAGGAGCTGATTTCCTAACGAAAGAAGTGATGGTGGATGACAGGCTTGTCACCATGCAG ATCTGGGACACTGCAGGGCAGGAGAGGTTCCAGTCTCTGGGTGTGGCGTTCTACCGCGGGGCAGACTGCTGTGTGCTGGTGTTTGACGTGACCGCCCCCAACACCTTTAAGACGCTAGACAGCTGGAGGGACGAGTTCCTTATACAGGCCAGCCCCCGAGATCCCGAGAACTTCCCCTTTGTGGTGCTAGGCAACAAGATTGACTTGGAGAACAGACAG GTGACGACCAAACGAGCACAGGCGTGGTGTCAGAGcaagaacaacatcccctacTTCGAGACCAGCGCTAAGGAGGCCATCAACGTTGAACAGGCTTTCCAGACTATCGCACGCAATGCTCTTAAACAG GAGACAGAAGTGGAGTTGTACAATGAGTTTCCTGAACCGATAAAGCTGGACAGGAACGAACGGGCCAAGCCATCAGCGGAGGCCTGCAGCTGCTGA
- the LOC115207637 gene encoding dolichyl-diphosphooligosaccharide--protein glycosyltransferase subunit 1 isoform X1: MARSIPFCTVPTCLLLLTGLCYRVAADGLLNEEVKRTVDLSTHLAKITAEILLSNQGDSAVHSFILAVEPDLAPNLAYVGASVKGDEEEDGILELKQTMIQGQSGEFYKVQLPSSLGVGAKLRVKVETVLSHILRPFPTHITQAERQLVVFQGNHYLYSPYPTRSQTTRVRLASKTVESYTKLGNPSKSDEAIEYGPFRDVAPFSEDALKVHYENNTPFLTISSITRIIEVSHWGNIAVEETIDMRHTGAFLKGPFSRYDYQRQSDSGISSVKSFKTILPASAQDVYYRDEIGNISTSHLHILEDSVEVEVRPRFPLFGGWKTHYIIGYNLPSYEYLYTLGDQYALKMRLVDHVYDDQVIDSLTVKLILPEGARNVHVETPYPIDRIPDQLHYTYLDTFGRPVLVASKNNLVEQHIQDVVVHYTFNKVLMLQEPLLVVGAFYILFFTVIIYVRLDFSITKDPAAEVRMKVSSITEQVLTLVNKRLGLYRHMDEVVNRYKQSRDTGALNSGRKTLEADHRTLTNDISSLQARLKAEGSDLADKVGEVQKLDGQVKELVCRSWQEAERLVAGKVKKEAYVDNEKTLSSKRLELVTRIDSLLDTL; the protein is encoded by the exons ATGGCGCGAAGCATACCCTTCTGCACAGTTCCCACTTGTCTGCTCCTTCTCACCGGATTGTGTTATCGAGTAGCTGCCGACGGGCTGCTGAACGAAGAGGTGAAACGAACAGTGGACCTGAGCACGCACCTTGCTAAGATAACTGCAGAGATTCTTCTGTCAAACCAGGGAGACTCGGCGGTACATAGCTTTATCTTGGCAGTAGAGCCCGACTTGGCCCCCAACCTTGCGTACGTCGGAGCATCG GTGAagggtgatgaagaggaggatggcatACTTGAGCTCAAGCAGACAATGATCCAAGGCCAAAG TGGGGAGTTCTACAAGGTGCAGTTACCCTCCAGTCTGGGCGTTGGCGCTAAGCTGCGAGTGAAGGTGGAGACAGTCCTGAGCCACATTCTGAGGCCCTTTCCCACCCACATCACCCAGGCTGAGCGTCAGCTGGTGGTGTTCCAGGGCAACCACTACCTGTACTCTCCATACCCCACCCGCAGCCAGACCACCCGTGTCCGCCTTGCCTCTAAGACTGTGGAGAGCTACACCAAGCTGGGCAACCCCAGCAAGAGTGATGAGGCCATTGAGTACGGCCCCTTCCGTGATGTCGCCCCATTCAGTGAG GATGCCCTGAAGGTCCATTATGAGAACAACACCCCCTTCCTCACCATTAGCAGCATCACCCGCATCATTGAAGTCTCTCATTGGGGAAACATTGCTGTGGAAGAGACCATCGACATGAGGCACACAGGGGCCTTCCTGAAAGGGCCTTTCTCCCGTTATGACTACCAGCGCCAGTCTGACAGTGGCATCTCATCAGTCAAATCCTTTAAG ACCATCCTTCCTGCCTCAGCCCAGGATGTGTACTACCGGGATGAGATTGGCAACATCTCCACCTCCCACCTCCATATTCTGGAAGActctgtggaggtggaggttaGGCCCCGCTTCCCCCTGTTTGGTGGCTGGAAAACCCACTACATTATTGGCTACAATCTGCCCAGCTACGAGTACCTCTACACCCTGG GGGATCAGTATGCTCTGAAGATGAGGCTGGTTGACCATGTATATGATGACCAGGTCATCGACTCCCTCACTGTTAAACTCATACTGCCAGAAGGCGCCAG GAACGTCCATGTGGAAACCCCCTACCCCATTGACCGTATTCCAGACCAGCTGCACTACACTTACCTAGACACCTTTGGCCGTCCCGTGCTGGTGGCGTCTAAAAACAACCTGGTGGAGCAGCACATCCAGGACGTAGTG GTGCATTATACCTTCAATAAGGTCCTGATGCTGCAGGAGCCCCTGTTGGTGGTGGGGGCCTTCTACATCCTCTTCTTCACTGTCATCATCTATGTGCGCCTGGACTTCTCCATCACTAAG GACCCTGCTGCAGAGGTTCGTATGAAGGTGTCCTCCATCACAGAGCAGGTCCTGACCCTGGTCAACAAGCGTTTAGGGCTGTACCGCCACATGGATGAGGTGGTGAATCGCTATAAGCAATCTCGAGACACAGGGGCCCTGAACAGCGGCCGCAAGACCCTGGAGGCCGACCACCGCACCCTCACCAACGACATCAGCTCCCTGCAGGCCCGCCTTAAAGCAGAGGGCTCCGACCTCGCAGATAAG GTGGGTGAGGTGCAGAAGCTGGACGGCCAGGTGAAGGAGCTGGTGTGTCGCTCCTGGCAGGAGGCTGAGCGCCTGGTGGCAGGCAAGGTTAAGAAGGAGGCCTACGTCGACAACGAGAAGACCCTCTCTAGCAAGAGACTGGAGCTGGTGACCCGCATCGACAGTCTGCTGGACACCCTGTAA
- the LOC115207637 gene encoding dolichyl-diphosphooligosaccharide--protein glycosyltransferase subunit 1 isoform X2 produces MIQGQSGEFYKVQLPSSLGVGAKLRVKVETVLSHILRPFPTHITQAERQLVVFQGNHYLYSPYPTRSQTTRVRLASKTVESYTKLGNPSKSDEAIEYGPFRDVAPFSEDALKVHYENNTPFLTISSITRIIEVSHWGNIAVEETIDMRHTGAFLKGPFSRYDYQRQSDSGISSVKSFKTILPASAQDVYYRDEIGNISTSHLHILEDSVEVEVRPRFPLFGGWKTHYIIGYNLPSYEYLYTLGDQYALKMRLVDHVYDDQVIDSLTVKLILPEGARNVHVETPYPIDRIPDQLHYTYLDTFGRPVLVASKNNLVEQHIQDVVVHYTFNKVLMLQEPLLVVGAFYILFFTVIIYVRLDFSITKDPAAEVRMKVSSITEQVLTLVNKRLGLYRHMDEVVNRYKQSRDTGALNSGRKTLEADHRTLTNDISSLQARLKAEGSDLADKVGEVQKLDGQVKELVCRSWQEAERLVAGKVKKEAYVDNEKTLSSKRLELVTRIDSLLDTL; encoded by the exons ATGATCCAAGGCCAAAG TGGGGAGTTCTACAAGGTGCAGTTACCCTCCAGTCTGGGCGTTGGCGCTAAGCTGCGAGTGAAGGTGGAGACAGTCCTGAGCCACATTCTGAGGCCCTTTCCCACCCACATCACCCAGGCTGAGCGTCAGCTGGTGGTGTTCCAGGGCAACCACTACCTGTACTCTCCATACCCCACCCGCAGCCAGACCACCCGTGTCCGCCTTGCCTCTAAGACTGTGGAGAGCTACACCAAGCTGGGCAACCCCAGCAAGAGTGATGAGGCCATTGAGTACGGCCCCTTCCGTGATGTCGCCCCATTCAGTGAG GATGCCCTGAAGGTCCATTATGAGAACAACACCCCCTTCCTCACCATTAGCAGCATCACCCGCATCATTGAAGTCTCTCATTGGGGAAACATTGCTGTGGAAGAGACCATCGACATGAGGCACACAGGGGCCTTCCTGAAAGGGCCTTTCTCCCGTTATGACTACCAGCGCCAGTCTGACAGTGGCATCTCATCAGTCAAATCCTTTAAG ACCATCCTTCCTGCCTCAGCCCAGGATGTGTACTACCGGGATGAGATTGGCAACATCTCCACCTCCCACCTCCATATTCTGGAAGActctgtggaggtggaggttaGGCCCCGCTTCCCCCTGTTTGGTGGCTGGAAAACCCACTACATTATTGGCTACAATCTGCCCAGCTACGAGTACCTCTACACCCTGG GGGATCAGTATGCTCTGAAGATGAGGCTGGTTGACCATGTATATGATGACCAGGTCATCGACTCCCTCACTGTTAAACTCATACTGCCAGAAGGCGCCAG GAACGTCCATGTGGAAACCCCCTACCCCATTGACCGTATTCCAGACCAGCTGCACTACACTTACCTAGACACCTTTGGCCGTCCCGTGCTGGTGGCGTCTAAAAACAACCTGGTGGAGCAGCACATCCAGGACGTAGTG GTGCATTATACCTTCAATAAGGTCCTGATGCTGCAGGAGCCCCTGTTGGTGGTGGGGGCCTTCTACATCCTCTTCTTCACTGTCATCATCTATGTGCGCCTGGACTTCTCCATCACTAAG GACCCTGCTGCAGAGGTTCGTATGAAGGTGTCCTCCATCACAGAGCAGGTCCTGACCCTGGTCAACAAGCGTTTAGGGCTGTACCGCCACATGGATGAGGTGGTGAATCGCTATAAGCAATCTCGAGACACAGGGGCCCTGAACAGCGGCCGCAAGACCCTGGAGGCCGACCACCGCACCCTCACCAACGACATCAGCTCCCTGCAGGCCCGCCTTAAAGCAGAGGGCTCCGACCTCGCAGATAAG GTGGGTGAGGTGCAGAAGCTGGACGGCCAGGTGAAGGAGCTGGTGTGTCGCTCCTGGCAGGAGGCTGAGCGCCTGGTGGCAGGCAAGGTTAAGAAGGAGGCCTACGTCGACAACGAGAAGACCCTCTCTAGCAAGAGACTGGAGCTGGTGACCCGCATCGACAGTCTGCTGGACACCCTGTAA